From Candidatus Sericytochromatia bacterium, a single genomic window includes:
- a CDS encoding ATP-binding protein encodes MASTRNDRETHQHPHVNTGEKLQSGYEAKGTGRVSVRGSDHVESAYYLSLFLEDVHDQLAQVGQQLAHLERSADDAEALASVFREIHTFKGNAATVGFEDLAQVAHLLEQILAALHAGQLAHEPGVFKLLGRAVRALEVRLADALADRQGEVSPPVVAELLALCQQLPEPACPEGPMWREASEAGPLVLVRGDTCQVSIRLDPSCMLRSVRAQMIVSALETHSVVLSVAPPVECLEDPGEEGRLSLTIRTDVSPEGLQEQLLALGDVAEVVIVSTGASPNRPSRRVLDMFPLVVSDLASQLGKRAELIVEAADTTLPAPLASDLHDIVMHLVRNAVDHGIEPEAERQRAGKPPVGHLRLSLSPQGEAWVLRLQDDGRGLDLEAVRRRAVERRLISEEQAHAASERDLHALLLQAGISTAAEVTLISGRGVGLDAVQHRVARLGGSLHIESEAGRGTTFEIRFPLTDSLPVAPL; translated from the coding sequence ATGGCGAGTACGCGGAATGACCGGGAAACCCATCAACATCCCCACGTCAACACTGGCGAGAAGCTGCAAAGCGGGTATGAAGCCAAAGGCACCGGCCGGGTGTCAGTGCGCGGAAGCGACCACGTGGAATCTGCCTACTACCTGAGTCTGTTTCTCGAAGACGTTCACGACCAGCTCGCGCAGGTGGGCCAGCAACTCGCCCACCTGGAGCGGAGCGCAGACGACGCTGAGGCGCTCGCCTCGGTGTTTCGGGAAATCCACACGTTCAAGGGCAACGCGGCCACCGTGGGCTTCGAGGATCTGGCCCAGGTGGCTCACCTGCTCGAACAGATCCTGGCGGCTCTCCACGCCGGCCAGCTGGCCCATGAGCCCGGCGTGTTCAAATTGCTGGGCAGGGCTGTGCGGGCGCTCGAAGTCCGCCTGGCCGACGCCCTCGCCGATCGCCAGGGAGAGGTGTCACCGCCGGTGGTGGCTGAGTTGCTGGCACTCTGTCAGCAACTGCCTGAACCGGCGTGCCCGGAAGGCCCCATGTGGCGAGAAGCCAGCGAGGCCGGTCCGCTGGTGCTGGTCCGCGGGGATACCTGCCAGGTGTCGATCCGACTCGATCCCAGTTGCATGCTGCGCAGCGTGCGCGCGCAGATGATCGTGTCTGCCCTGGAGACCCACAGCGTGGTGCTGTCCGTCGCGCCTCCTGTTGAATGCCTGGAGGATCCTGGCGAGGAGGGACGTCTGTCGCTGACGATCCGAACCGACGTGAGCCCGGAAGGCCTGCAAGAACAGCTGCTCGCCCTGGGAGACGTGGCCGAGGTCGTGATCGTGTCGACTGGAGCGTCACCGAACAGACCCTCCCGCCGGGTGCTGGACATGTTTCCTCTGGTGGTGAGTGACCTGGCCTCCCAGCTGGGCAAACGGGCCGAACTGATCGTGGAGGCGGCCGACACGACCCTGCCGGCTCCACTGGCCAGCGACTTGCACGACATCGTGATGCACCTGGTGCGAAACGCGGTCGATCACGGCATCGAACCGGAGGCGGAACGCCAGCGCGCCGGCAAACCTCCCGTGGGACACCTGCGGCTGAGCCTGAGTCCTCAAGGCGAGGCCTGGGTGCTCAGGCTCCAGGACGATGGTCGCGGACTCGACCTGGAGGCGGTGCGTCGCCGCGCCGTGGAGCGTCGACTCATTTCCGAGGAGCAGGCCCACGCGGCCAGCGAGCGCGACCTGCATGCCCTGCTCCTTCAGGCAGGCATCTCCACCGCCGCCGAGGTCACCTTGATCTCAGGACGCGGGGTCGGTCTCGATGCGGTTCAGCACCGCGTCGCGAGACTGGGGGGAAGCCTGCACATCGAATCCGAGGCGGGCCGGGGCACAACTTTCGAGATTCGGTTTCCGCTCACTGATTCGCTTCCCGTGGCCCCTTTATAA
- a CDS encoding protease inhibitor I42 family protein, translated as MGARQGWMRWGGVWLLLTACQPGLTRVDGSGAVARPVASSVPLPEGPASARPGQAAPDLVISVQVGQTFNVTLVGIPTAGYRWELQAGFDPAVVKLLTRRLVERDPGQPPLVGGTTPEVFELQALAAGTTRLTFLNYRPWEGPQQAVETRVYEVTVR; from the coding sequence ATGGGCGCCAGGCAAGGATGGATGCGCTGGGGAGGCGTGTGGCTGCTGCTGACGGCGTGCCAGCCCGGCCTGACGCGGGTGGACGGCAGTGGCGCGGTTGCGCGGCCGGTGGCCTCCAGCGTGCCGCTGCCGGAGGGCCCTGCCTCCGCCCGCCCAGGCCAGGCGGCGCCTGACCTGGTCATCTCGGTCCAGGTGGGTCAGACCTTCAACGTGACCCTGGTCGGGATTCCCACGGCAGGCTATCGTTGGGAACTGCAGGCGGGATTCGACCCGGCGGTCGTGAAGCTGCTCACCCGGCGCCTGGTCGAGCGGGACCCCGGCCAACCGCCGCTGGTCGGTGGAACCACGCCTGAGGTCTTTGAACTGCAGGCGCTGGCGGCGGGCACGACGCGGCTGACCTTTTTGAATTACCGCCCCTGGGAGGGACCCCAGCAGGCCGTGGAGACTCGTGTGTACGAGGTGACGGTGCGATGA
- a CDS encoding endonuclease → MTTRRALLPLILGFALAATACGLPAAPGARAALKRPAVTRSLGRTMPADYYAPVANMSGPALLQGLNQLVGPHRDLGYDGARDVMFADVDDLDGDDTVACVYIGRALDNVRDRASAFRNGAGLNAEHTWPQSKGAEGSAKADLHHLFPSDVKANSTRGSYPFGEVARVEWAEGGSQLGDNGSGRRVFEPRMDQRGDTARALLYFFTVYGVTGGPDLENFRLEEPTIKRWHEQDPPTTDEKLRNDAVFAVQGNRNPYIDHPEYVARVGGFMQAGAALNARVSKRRPR, encoded by the coding sequence GTGACCACGCGACGCGCTCTTCTGCCGTTGATCCTCGGGTTTGCTCTGGCCGCCACGGCGTGCGGCCTGCCCGCCGCGCCAGGGGCGCGTGCCGCGCTCAAGCGCCCTGCCGTGACGCGCAGCCTGGGGCGGACCATGCCGGCCGACTATTATGCGCCGGTGGCCAACATGTCCGGCCCGGCCTTGTTGCAGGGCCTCAACCAGCTGGTCGGACCCCACCGCGATCTTGGTTATGATGGGGCCCGCGATGTCATGTTTGCCGACGTCGACGACCTGGACGGCGACGACACGGTGGCCTGCGTCTACATCGGACGGGCGCTGGACAACGTGCGGGATCGTGCCAGTGCTTTCCGCAACGGCGCCGGGTTGAACGCCGAGCATACCTGGCCCCAGAGCAAGGGCGCCGAGGGATCGGCCAAGGCCGACCTGCACCACCTGTTTCCTTCCGATGTGAAGGCCAACAGCACCCGCGGCTCCTACCCCTTCGGTGAGGTGGCGCGCGTGGAATGGGCCGAGGGCGGAAGTCAGCTCGGCGACAACGGGTCGGGTCGGCGGGTCTTTGAGCCGCGGATGGACCAGCGCGGCGATACCGCCCGCGCGCTGCTGTACTTTTTCACCGTCTATGGCGTGACCGGTGGCCCTGATCTGGAAAATTTCCGTCTGGAGGAACCCACCATCAAGCGCTGGCACGAGCAGGACCCTCCCACCACGGATGAGAAGCTCCGCAATGATGCCGTGTTTGCCGTGCAGGGCAACCGCAACCCGTACATCGATCACCCGGAGTACGTGGCGCGCGTCGGCGGCTTCATGCAGGCGGGCGCCGCGCTGAACGCGCGCGTCTCCAAGCGCCGCCCGCGCTGA
- a CDS encoding carbon starvation CstA family protein, whose translation MSVAAGEALPPRPSGRAHALTVLLAGLLAIALGVLAGARGEGVNALWLLTAALCSYAIGYRLYSRFLAERVFPLEARRRTPAHRLENGRDFVPTRPFVLFGHHFAAIAGAGPLVGPILAAQFGFLPGLLWILIGVVLGGAVQDFVILAGSVRRDGRSLGQMARDELGPVVGFITGLAVLAIMVILLAVLALVVVKALAASPWGTFSLAMTIPIALLVGLYMQVLRPGRVLEGSLLGVGLLLLALVGGRHVAESPVWAPVFTLEARTLAWALMGYGFAASVLPVWLLLAPRDYLSTFVKVGTVGLMALGILITAPVLKLPALTSFIDGSGPVVAGALFPFCFITIACGAISGFHALVSSGTTPKLLDRETDCRVIGYGAMLMESFVAVMALVAACILEPGVYFAVNAPAALAGDNPVAVATTVSAWGFALAPGQMEALAAQVGEPSLYARTGGAPTFALGMAQVFASVVGGPAWMGFWYHFAIMFEALFILTTLDAGTRVGRFMLQDLLGHLWAPLGRTSWYPGAIAASALVVAGWGTFLYQGVVDPLGGINSLWPLFGIANQLLAAIALCVGTTFLVQMGRSRYVGVTLLPLAWLLAVCFSAGWEKIFSASPRVGFLAHRAQLEARLADGLVSAEQLGMTRTMIANDTLNAWVAGLFLLLTALVVLLSARRWGAVWRGQLPAVSSEVPAEYQPQAVGAAS comes from the coding sequence ATGAGCGTGGCGGCTGGGGAGGCCCTGCCGCCGCGGCCGAGCGGGCGGGCCCACGCGCTGACGGTGCTGCTGGCCGGCTTGCTGGCGATCGCCCTGGGCGTGCTGGCCGGCGCCCGCGGCGAGGGCGTCAACGCGCTCTGGCTGCTGACGGCCGCGCTCTGTAGCTATGCGATCGGCTATCGTCTCTACAGCCGCTTTCTGGCCGAGCGGGTCTTCCCGCTGGAGGCTCGGCGCCGCACCCCGGCCCATCGCCTGGAAAACGGCCGCGACTTCGTGCCGACTCGTCCGTTCGTGCTGTTCGGCCATCATTTCGCCGCGATTGCCGGGGCGGGACCGCTGGTGGGCCCGATCCTGGCGGCGCAGTTCGGCTTTTTGCCGGGCCTGCTCTGGATCCTGATCGGGGTGGTGCTGGGCGGCGCGGTGCAGGACTTCGTGATCCTGGCGGGGTCGGTCCGCCGGGATGGCCGCAGCCTGGGGCAGATGGCCAGAGACGAGCTCGGCCCGGTGGTCGGCTTCATCACGGGGCTGGCGGTGCTGGCGATCATGGTGATCCTGCTGGCGGTGCTGGCCCTGGTGGTGGTCAAGGCGCTGGCGGCCAGCCCCTGGGGCACCTTCTCGCTGGCCATGACCATCCCGATCGCCCTGCTGGTGGGCCTGTACATGCAGGTGCTGCGGCCGGGCCGGGTGCTGGAGGGCTCGCTGCTGGGCGTGGGCCTGCTGCTGCTGGCCCTGGTCGGCGGCCGCCATGTGGCCGAAAGCCCGGTCTGGGCGCCGGTGTTCACGCTGGAGGCACGCACCCTGGCCTGGGCCCTGATGGGCTATGGCTTTGCGGCCTCGGTCCTGCCGGTCTGGCTGCTGCTGGCCCCGCGCGATTACCTGAGCACCTTCGTGAAGGTCGGCACCGTCGGCCTGATGGCGCTGGGCATCCTGATCACGGCGCCCGTGCTCAAGCTGCCGGCACTGACCAGCTTCATCGACGGGAGCGGCCCGGTGGTGGCCGGGGCGCTGTTTCCGTTCTGCTTCATCACGATCGCCTGTGGGGCGATCAGCGGCTTTCACGCGCTGGTCTCCTCCGGCACCACGCCCAAGCTGCTCGACCGCGAGACCGACTGCCGCGTGATCGGCTACGGCGCCATGCTGATGGAATCCTTCGTGGCGGTCATGGCCCTGGTGGCGGCCTGCATCCTGGAGCCCGGCGTCTACTTTGCCGTCAACGCGCCGGCCGCGCTGGCGGGCGACAACCCGGTGGCGGTGGCGACCACCGTCAGCGCCTGGGGCTTTGCGCTGGCCCCGGGGCAAATGGAGGCGCTGGCGGCGCAGGTGGGCGAACCCAGCCTGTACGCGCGCACCGGCGGGGCGCCGACCTTCGCGCTCGGCATGGCCCAGGTCTTCGCCTCGGTGGTCGGAGGACCCGCCTGGATGGGCTTCTGGTATCACTTCGCGATCATGTTCGAGGCGCTCTTCATCCTGACCACGCTGGATGCCGGCACGCGGGTGGGTCGCTTCATGTTGCAAGACTTGCTGGGCCACCTGTGGGCGCCGCTGGGCCGCACCAGCTGGTACCCCGGGGCGATCGCCGCCTCGGCGCTGGTGGTGGCGGGTTGGGGCACCTTTCTGTACCAGGGGGTGGTCGATCCGCTGGGCGGCATCAACAGCCTCTGGCCGCTGTTCGGCATCGCCAACCAGCTGCTCGCGGCGATCGCCCTGTGCGTGGGCACGACCTTTCTGGTGCAGATGGGCCGCAGCCGCTACGTGGGGGTGACCCTGCTGCCGCTGGCCTGGCTGCTGGCCGTCTGCTTCAGTGCCGGCTGGGAGAAAATCTTCTCGGCCAGCCCGCGGGTCGGCTTTCTGGCCCATCGCGCTCAGCTGGAGGCCAGGCTGGCGGACGGCCTGGTGTCCGCCGAACAGCTCGGCATGACCCGGACGATGATCGCGAACGACACCCTGAATGCCTGGGTGGCGGGCTTGTTCCTGCTGCTCACGGCGCTGGTGGTGCTCCTGTCGGCGCGGCGCTGGGGGGCGGTCTGGCGTGGCCAGTTGCCGGCCGTCAGCAGCGAGGTGCCGGCCGAATACCAGCCCCAGGCGGTGGGGGCAGCGTCCTGA
- the mnmE gene encoding tRNA uridine-5-carboxymethylaminomethyl(34) synthesis GTPase MnmE — MRFDTIAAIATAQGPAAVAIIRVSGPDALRIAERLFRNGARQEPRVPLSARASHQAHVGWLVDPATGQPVDQALVLVMRGPRSFTGEDVVEFQTHGGLAATRTLELVLAQGARLAAPGEFSKRAFLLGRLDLSQAEAIGDVVEAHGERALAVALNQLEGRLSRQLAETRDQLVGLLARLEAAIDFPDEIDDVGADEADRLLSDARRDLAAVLATAHEGQVLREGVGLALVGRPNAGKSSLLNALLGRERAIVTPVAGTTRDVLEESLMLGGVWYRIVDTAGIRATEDAVEAIGVARSQAALAAADVVLLVCDLTAPIDEREHDLVAAARGKPLLVVANKADTLSPGAAGAQALSALATLGPVCAVSALTGAGLDELGRRLSQQVQGAAPTQPAVAINARHRQCLAQAQHHLEQAHGSARAGMAADFLAIDVKATIAALGEVTGDAITETVIEEVFRRFCVGK; from the coding sequence ATGCGATTTGACACGATCGCCGCGATCGCGACCGCCCAGGGACCTGCCGCCGTGGCGATCATCCGGGTGTCGGGCCCGGATGCCCTCCGCATCGCGGAGCGGCTCTTTCGCAACGGCGCCCGGCAGGAGCCGCGCGTCCCGCTGTCAGCCCGCGCCAGCCACCAGGCACACGTGGGCTGGCTGGTCGACCCTGCCACGGGCCAACCGGTCGATCAGGCGCTCGTGCTGGTCATGCGCGGCCCCCGCAGTTTCACGGGCGAGGACGTGGTGGAATTCCAGACGCACGGGGGGCTGGCCGCCACGCGCACGCTGGAGCTGGTACTGGCTCAAGGCGCCCGCCTGGCGGCGCCGGGGGAATTCAGCAAGCGGGCCTTCCTGCTCGGTCGGCTCGATCTCAGCCAGGCGGAAGCCATTGGCGACGTGGTGGAGGCGCACGGCGAGCGGGCCCTGGCGGTGGCGCTCAACCAGCTGGAGGGGCGTCTGTCGCGTCAGCTGGCCGAGACCCGGGATCAGCTGGTTGGTTTGCTGGCACGGCTGGAGGCCGCAATCGATTTTCCTGATGAGATCGACGATGTCGGAGCCGACGAGGCCGATCGGCTACTGAGCGACGCCCGACGGGACCTGGCGGCCGTCTTGGCCACCGCCCACGAAGGCCAGGTGTTGCGCGAGGGCGTGGGACTGGCGCTGGTGGGACGTCCGAATGCCGGCAAGTCCAGCCTGCTCAATGCCCTGCTCGGACGGGAACGCGCCATCGTCACGCCCGTGGCCGGCACCACCCGCGATGTGCTGGAAGAGTCGCTGATGCTGGGCGGCGTCTGGTACCGCATCGTCGATACCGCCGGCATTCGCGCCACCGAGGACGCCGTGGAGGCGATCGGGGTGGCCCGTTCCCAGGCCGCGCTGGCGGCGGCCGACGTGGTGCTGCTGGTCTGCGACCTGACCGCCCCGATCGACGAACGGGAGCACGATCTGGTGGCCGCGGCGCGGGGCAAGCCGCTGCTGGTGGTGGCCAACAAGGCCGACACGCTCTCGCCCGGCGCAGCCGGGGCCCAGGCGCTCAGCGCACTCGCCACGCTGGGACCGGTCTGCGCGGTCTCGGCGCTGACGGGAGCTGGCCTGGATGAGCTGGGGCGACGGCTGAGCCAACAGGTCCAGGGCGCGGCCCCGACACAGCCGGCCGTGGCGATCAACGCACGGCATCGCCAGTGCCTGGCGCAAGCCCAGCATCACCTGGAACAGGCGCACGGCTCCGCTCGCGCAGGGATGGCCGCCGACTTTTTGGCCATCGACGTGAAAGCCACGATCGCGGCCCTCGGCGAGGTCACCGGCGATGCCATCACCGAGACCGTGATCGAAGAGGTGTTCCGCCGCTTCTGCGTCGGCAAATGA
- a CDS encoding FliA/WhiG family RNA polymerase sigma factor — translation MSSQTAELWQEYTRKPDIATRERLILEYLPLVKYVVGRLAVTLPPTVDADDLLGYGVMGLITAIERFSPEKGFKFETFAVSRIRGAIIDELRSQDWLPRSVRQKAKEMEATIRDLENTLGRTASDQELATRLGVTVDDLPRNLSEITAPVLSLDELVSAGDDGHKLSWLDTLPDDRLGPAAQLDHEAMLDVLGQAIDLLPERERLLVALYYHEGLTLKEIGAVLSVTESRVCQLHAQAMGRLRTKINQLVAG, via the coding sequence TTGAGTAGCCAGACCGCCGAACTTTGGCAGGAATACACCCGGAAGCCGGACATCGCCACCCGCGAACGGCTGATCCTGGAGTATCTGCCGCTGGTGAAGTATGTGGTGGGTCGCCTGGCCGTGACGCTGCCGCCGACCGTGGATGCCGATGACCTGCTGGGCTACGGGGTGATGGGCCTGATCACCGCCATCGAGCGCTTCAGCCCGGAAAAGGGCTTCAAATTCGAGACCTTTGCCGTCAGCCGGATCCGGGGCGCCATCATCGACGAGCTGCGCTCCCAGGACTGGTTGCCGCGCTCCGTGCGGCAGAAGGCCAAGGAGATGGAAGCCACCATCCGCGACCTGGAGAACACGCTGGGACGAACGGCCTCCGACCAGGAACTGGCCACCCGGCTGGGCGTGACCGTCGACGACCTGCCGCGCAACCTCTCGGAAATCACGGCCCCGGTGCTCTCCCTGGACGAGCTGGTGTCCGCCGGCGACGATGGTCACAAGCTGAGCTGGCTGGACACGCTGCCTGACGATCGTCTGGGACCCGCTGCCCAGCTGGACCATGAGGCCATGCTGGATGTGCTGGGACAGGCGATCGATCTGCTTCCGGAGCGGGAACGCCTGCTGGTGGCCCTGTACTACCACGAAGGCCTGACCCTGAAGGAAATCGGGGCGGTGCTGAGCGTGACGGAGAGCCGCGTGTGTCAGCTGCACGCCCAGGCCATGGGGCGTCTACGCACCAAGATCAACCAGCTGGTCGCCGGCTGA
- the tgt gene encoding tRNA guanosine(34) transglycosylase Tgt, whose amino-acid sequence MALHFEIERRLPGTLARAGRLTLPHGVVETPVFMPVGTKATVKALTPEDLEDLGAQIILGNAYHLYMRPGAELVAEMGGLHGFSGWKHPFLTDSGGFQVFSLGFGIEHGVGKIAKIFPGESSPAPARRVPAGQAGGEKLCRVDEHGVTFRSHLDGSLHRFNPAVSIDIQQKLGADIILAFDECTSPLASYAYTRQALARTHRWARESLEAWTNPHQSLFGIVQGGAYEDLRRESAAYMNQVRTDDHPGFPGFAIGGSLGESKADMHRILEWVCPILDEHKPRHLLGIGEPEDLFECIERGADMFDCVGPTRVARHGSLYTPNGKINIRNLRFREDRGPIDPACRCYTCTRYSRAYLRHLFLAGELLYHRLASIHNLHFIVQLVRRIRQSILEGDFFRFKAEFLADYGRPASALSSGEATAAPASEASSDQV is encoded by the coding sequence GTGGCCTTGCACTTCGAGATCGAACGGCGGCTGCCCGGCACCCTGGCCCGTGCCGGGCGCCTCACCCTGCCGCACGGGGTGGTCGAGACGCCGGTGTTCATGCCTGTCGGCACCAAAGCCACGGTCAAGGCGCTGACCCCGGAAGACCTGGAAGACCTGGGTGCCCAGATCATCCTCGGCAATGCCTACCACCTGTACATGCGTCCGGGCGCCGAACTGGTGGCGGAGATGGGTGGCCTGCACGGATTTTCCGGCTGGAAACATCCGTTTTTGACCGACAGCGGCGGATTTCAAGTGTTCAGCCTGGGCTTCGGCATCGAACACGGGGTCGGCAAGATCGCCAAGATCTTCCCGGGCGAGAGCAGCCCAGCGCCCGCCCGCCGGGTACCGGCCGGTCAGGCCGGTGGGGAAAAGCTCTGTCGCGTCGACGAGCACGGCGTGACCTTTCGCTCGCATCTGGATGGCTCGCTGCACCGTTTCAATCCCGCCGTGTCGATCGACATCCAGCAAAAACTGGGGGCTGACATCATCCTGGCCTTCGATGAATGCACCTCGCCGCTGGCCAGCTATGCCTACACGCGACAGGCGCTGGCGCGCACCCATCGCTGGGCCCGGGAGAGTCTGGAGGCCTGGACCAACCCGCATCAATCCCTGTTCGGCATCGTGCAGGGGGGCGCCTACGAGGACCTGCGTCGCGAGAGCGCGGCCTACATGAACCAGGTGCGCACGGATGACCATCCGGGCTTTCCCGGCTTCGCCATCGGGGGCTCGCTCGGGGAGTCCAAGGCCGACATGCACCGCATTCTCGAGTGGGTGTGCCCGATCCTCGACGAACACAAGCCGCGCCACCTGCTGGGCATCGGCGAGCCGGAAGACCTGTTCGAATGCATCGAGCGTGGCGCGGACATGTTCGATTGCGTCGGACCGACGCGGGTGGCCCGTCACGGGTCTCTGTACACGCCAAACGGCAAGATCAACATCCGCAACCTGCGTTTTCGAGAGGATCGCGGTCCGATCGATCCTGCCTGCCGCTGTTACACCTGCACGCGCTACAGCCGAGCTTACCTGCGCCACCTGTTCCTGGCGGGTGAATTGCTCTATCACCGCCTGGCCAGCATTCACAACCTTCACTTCATCGTGCAACTCGTGCGCCGCATCCGGCAGAGTATCCTGGAGGGCGATTTTTTTCGCTTCAAGGCCGAATTTCTGGCCGACTATGGACGTCCGGCGTCCGCCCTGTCGTCCGGCGAGGCCACCGCGGCCCCCGCCTCGGAAGCGTCGTCGGACCAGGTTTGA
- a CDS encoding queuosine salvage family protein: MGVEQEIGNGILPGVRFVMQQARHVSIERAGVQRAADEIVRRELPIPGWNATWHFTDGSWRTAHYLLVLDALNFSFWARPDVPRWGIDYAGQSLRGYWALAAALKRAIEAGYPLYEASFMADCPAETLAGILAGRGEIPLFEARLAHLHEVGQTLLSHWEGRFTNFLAACEGSAVRVAERLPEAFPSFRDESLYAGRSIRLAKRAQILPADLWGAFAGEGPGRFHDIDGLTAFADYKVPQVLEALGVLRYSDALVTCLTAAEELPAHGEMEVELRAATILGVEILREVLAARGRVLSAVELDWILWELGLSPDVRFKPYHLTRTTAY; this comes from the coding sequence ATGGGGGTCGAGCAGGAAATTGGAAACGGCATCCTGCCGGGCGTGCGCTTCGTCATGCAACAGGCGCGCCACGTGTCGATTGAACGGGCGGGGGTGCAGCGGGCGGCGGATGAAATCGTGCGACGGGAGTTGCCGATTCCGGGCTGGAATGCGACGTGGCATTTCACGGATGGCAGCTGGCGCACGGCCCATTACTTGCTGGTGCTCGATGCGCTGAACTTCAGTTTCTGGGCCAGGCCGGACGTGCCGCGCTGGGGCATCGATTATGCCGGTCAGTCGCTGCGTGGCTACTGGGCGCTGGCTGCTGCGCTCAAGCGGGCTATCGAGGCTGGCTATCCGCTGTATGAGGCCTCGTTCATGGCCGATTGCCCGGCCGAGACGCTGGCCGGCATTCTGGCCGGGCGGGGGGAGATTCCCCTGTTCGAGGCGCGCTTGGCGCATTTGCACGAGGTCGGCCAGACCCTGCTCAGTCATTGGGAGGGGCGCTTCACGAATTTCCTGGCGGCCTGTGAGGGCTCGGCCGTGCGGGTGGCGGAGCGCTTGCCCGAGGCGTTTCCCAGCTTTCGGGATGAAAGCCTCTATGCCGGGCGTTCCATTCGCCTGGCCAAGCGGGCCCAGATCCTGCCGGCCGATCTGTGGGGTGCCTTTGCGGGTGAGGGGCCGGGGCGTTTTCACGACATCGATGGCCTGACGGCCTTCGCGGATTACAAGGTGCCCCAGGTGCTGGAAGCCCTGGGAGTGCTGCGCTATTCCGACGCGCTGGTGACGTGTCTGACCGCCGCGGAGGAACTGCCCGCGCACGGCGAGATGGAGGTGGAACTCCGGGCCGCGACGATCCTGGGGGTGGAAATCCTGCGGGAGGTGCTGGCTGCACGCGGCCGTGTGCTGAGCGCCGTCGAGCTCGACTGGATTCTCTGGGAACTGGGACTCTCTCCCGACGTGCGCTTCAAGCCTTATCACCTGACGCGCACCACGGCCTACTGA
- a CDS encoding rhodanese-like domain-containing protein — MIPHLTAPELAQRLAAGEALQLLDVREPEEWAIAHLPGARLVPLATLPEALPALDSQADWVVYCHHGVRSLHAAGYMQAQGFGRVSNLLGGIDAYSAQVDPALPRY, encoded by the coding sequence ATGATTCCCCATCTGACGGCTCCTGAACTGGCGCAGCGCCTGGCGGCGGGCGAAGCGCTGCAGTTGCTCGACGTGCGCGAGCCGGAGGAGTGGGCGATCGCCCACTTGCCGGGTGCGCGTCTGGTGCCGCTCGCGACCCTGCCCGAGGCCCTGCCCGCGCTGGATTCGCAGGCCGACTGGGTGGTCTATTGCCACCACGGCGTGCGCAGCCTGCATGCGGCCGGTTACATGCAGGCGCAGGGCTTTGGCCGCGTCAGCAATCTGCTGGGCGGCATCGATGCCTACAGCGCCCAGGTGGATCCCGCGCTGCCCCGTTACTGA